A portion of the Lolium rigidum isolate FL_2022 chromosome 1, APGP_CSIRO_Lrig_0.1, whole genome shotgun sequence genome contains these proteins:
- the LOC124678165 gene encoding jasmonate-induced oxygenase 4-like has protein sequence MLLVEELAGGDLLPERYVLQVEDRPTVVGALPVAQVPVIDLGLLSQQVAAGGGEEVEKLRSALVSWGIFMVSGHGVDPCMMDAMWKAAKDFFGQPIEEKKKYANLADCEEGYEDYHQGYGTKQLKAEGETTLDWSDRMRLQVEPQDERKLELWPESFKDILHDYCVQQHRGLLDTLLPAMERVMGLGDGFLLGRLGGPATTYCRINYYLPCPRPDLVVGVAAHADATLISVVMVDDTVGGLQVLKDDVWYDVPASTDPHGLLIMVGDFAEILTNGLLKSPVHRVVTNPHKDRTSVVMFYMPDIDKEIGPADELIGNTQRARYKKVKGSEYLIRNYGHMARGKRTLDSLMI, from the exons ATGTTGCTCGTTGAGGAGCTCGCCGGGGGAGACCTCTTGCCAGAACGGTACGTGCTGCAGGTGGAGGACCGCCCTACGGTGGTGGGCGCACTGCCGGTGGCACAGGTCCCGGTCATCGACCTTGGCCTCCTGTCCCAACAGGTGGcagctggcggcggcgaggaggtggagaagCTCCGATCAGCACTGGTGTCCTGGGGCATTTTCATG GTTAGTGGCCATGGCGTGGATCCCTGTATGATGGACGCCATGTGGAAAGCCGCGAAAGACTTCTTTGGGCAACCCatagaagagaagaagaaatacGCCAACCTCGCAGACTGCGAGGAAGGGTACGAGGACTACCACCAAGGGTACGGAACCAAGCAGCTCAAGGCGGAAGGCGAAACCACCCTCGACTGGTCCGATCGCATGCGTCTCCAGGTGGAACCGCAGGACGAGCGGAAGCTCGAACTTTGGCCCGAATCTTTCAAGGACATCCTGCACGACTACTGCGTGCAGCAGCACCGCGGCCTGCTGGACACCCTCCTTCCGGCGATGGAGAGGGTCATGGGCCTCGGCGATGGCTTCCTGCTCGGACGACTGGGCGGTCCGGCTACCACCTATTGCAGAATCAACTACTACTTGCCGTGCCCAAGACCCGACCTGGTGGTTGGCGTTGCAGCCCACGCCGACGCCACGCTTATCTCGGTTGTAATGGTCGACGACACCGTCGGCGGCCTGCAAGTCCTCAAAGATGATGTCTGGTACGATGTCCCGGCTTCCACCGACCCCCACGGATTATTGATCATGGTCGGAGACTTTGCCGAG ATATTGACCAACGGGCTCCTTAAGAGCCCTGTGCACCGCGTCGTCACTAATCCTCACAAAGACAGAACATCAGTGGTGATGTTTTACATGCCAGATATTgacaaggaaataggaccggcagATGAGCTAATTGGAAATACCCAGCGGGCACGGTACAAGAAAGTTAAGGGCTCGGAATACCTCATTCGCAATTATGGCCATATggcaagaggcaagaggaccttAGACTCATTGATGATATAA